A portion of the Callithrix jacchus isolate 240 chromosome 13, calJac240_pri, whole genome shotgun sequence genome contains these proteins:
- the CLDN23 gene encoding claudin-23: MRTPVVMTLGMVLAPCGLLLNLTGTLAPGWRLVKGFLNQPVDVVLYQGLWDMCREQSSSERECGQPDQWGYFAAEPVLVARPLMVTSLATTVLGLLLASLGVRCWQDTPHFALAGVSGLVLFVAGLLSLIPVSWYNHFLGDREVLPAPASPVTVQVSYSLVLCYLGSCLLLLGGFSLALSFAPWCEERCRRCRKAPSAGPRRSSVSTIQVEWPEPELAPAIKYYRDGRHRPPPAQPRKAKVGFPMPRPPPKAYTNRVDVLDGEGAEASSSCNTEPYDSSLPCDSDL; the protein is encoded by the coding sequence ATGCGGACGCCGGTGGTGATGACGCTGGGCATGGTGCTCGCGCCCTGCGGACTGCTGCTCAACCTGACCGGCACGCTGGCGCCCGGCTGGCGGCTGGTGAAGGGCTTCCTGAACCAGCCGGTGGACGTGGTGCTGTACCAGGGCCTGTGGGACATGTGTCGGGAGCAGAGCAGCAGCGAGCGCGAGTGCGGCCAGCCGGACCAGTGGGGCTACTTCGCGGCCGAGCCCGTGCTGGTGGCGCGGCCACTCATGGTCACCTCGCTGGCCACCACGGTCCTGGGGCTGCTGCTGGCGTCGCTGGGCGTGCGCTGCTGGCAGGACACGCCCCACTTCGCGCTGGCCGGGGTCTCGGGCCTCGTGCTCTTCGTCGCCGGCCTCCTCAGCCTTATCCCGGTGTCCTGGTACAACCACTTCCTGGGGGACCGCGAGGTCCTGCCCGCCCCGGCCAGCCCGGTCACGGTGCAGGTCAGCTACAGCCTGGTGCTGTGCTACCTGGGCAGCTGCCTCCTGCTGCTGGGCGGCTTCTCGCTGGCGCTCAGCTTCGCGCCCTGGTGCGAGGAGCGGTGTCGCCGCTGCCGCAAGGCGCCTTCCGCCGGGCCTCGCCGCAGCAGCGTCAGCACCATCCAAGTGGAGTGGCCCGAGCCCGAGCTGGCACCCGCCATCAAGTACTACCGCGACGGTCGGCACCGGCCGCCGCCTGCCCAGCCTCGCAAGGCCAAGGTCGGCTTCCCCATGCCGCGGCCGCCGCCCAAGGCCTATACCAACCGGGTCGACGTCCTAGACGGGGAGGGGGCAGAAGCGTCCTCCTCGTGCAACACCGAGCCCTACGACAGCTCTCTGCCCTGCGACTCCGACCTCTAG